A part of Amycolatopsis lurida genomic DNA contains:
- a CDS encoding DUF485 domain-containing protein produces the protein MSTETNAPSPPETDWDKAHDSAEFKELRARLRRFVFPVSALFLLWYLLYVLLADYAHGFMSTKLVGNINVGLVFGLLQFVSTFVITGLYVRYANKKLDPLAEKIRTDIESEAK, from the coding sequence ATGAGTACCGAAACGAACGCTCCCAGTCCACCGGAAACGGACTGGGACAAAGCCCATGACAGCGCGGAGTTCAAGGAACTGCGGGCTCGGTTGCGCCGGTTCGTCTTCCCCGTCTCGGCGCTGTTCCTCCTCTGGTACCTGCTCTACGTGCTGCTCGCCGACTACGCGCACGGCTTCATGAGCACGAAGCTGGTCGGCAACATCAACGTCGGCCTCGTCTTCGGCCTGCTGCAGTTCGTTTCGACCTTCGTGATCACCGGGCTCTACGTCCGCTACGCGAACAAGAAACTCGACCCCCTCGCGGAGAAGATCCGCACGGACATCGAGAGTGAGGCCAAATGA
- a CDS encoding cation acetate symporter, with protein MVAALSVAPVVLVTLLIGLRGVAAMRTTSDFLVASRRISPLVNSAAVSGEYLSAASFLGVAGLVVKDGIGALWYPVGFTAGYIAMLVLVAAPMRRSGALTVPDFAEARLASPALRRLAAVVVLVIGTLYLVPQFRTAGLVLTAVGGTPYWVGVVIAGAAVSATLALGGMRAATYVQAFQFVLKLVLFIIPAIWLVSQVSPAQRSASVHPVEFTHFARDTQLSFEIDVTLTLRKPTTLLTPEKHVVPPGELVARSGETLEFAEGTPVPAVRGGAPLGGPDWQRPLLDLGDQGYPLLGTWAILIATMLGTMGLPHVLMRFHTSPDGRAARRTAAITVALLGVFYLFPGVYGVFGRVLVPELYVSGATDTVVVALPAQIDDGWAGSLFTGLLTAGAFAAFLATSLGLLLVISGAVAHDLAPGGLRRLRWSVLGAAAVMVLLALPSARLDAGVLVTWGFTVAASTFCPLLVLGIWWNRLTAAGAISGVLAGLVASSGSILVALFVPSLRGLPAILVSQPAPWSVPLAFGVMIVVSLRGRPPAWSTAAMLRLHLDDRTAETPSSWSDHRSSTVRRLGRRLNR; from the coding sequence GTGGTCGCGGCGCTCTCGGTGGCCCCCGTCGTGCTGGTCACCCTGCTGATCGGGTTGCGCGGGGTCGCGGCCATGCGCACGACGTCGGATTTCCTCGTCGCCTCGCGCCGGATCTCGCCGCTGGTCAACTCCGCCGCGGTCTCCGGCGAATACCTGTCCGCGGCTTCGTTCCTCGGCGTGGCGGGGCTGGTGGTGAAGGACGGCATCGGCGCGCTCTGGTATCCGGTCGGGTTCACCGCCGGGTACATCGCGATGCTGGTGCTCGTGGCGGCGCCGATGCGGCGCTCCGGCGCGCTCACCGTCCCGGACTTCGCCGAGGCGCGGCTCGCCTCCCCCGCCCTGCGCCGCCTCGCCGCCGTCGTCGTCCTCGTGATCGGAACCCTTTACCTGGTCCCGCAATTCCGCACCGCGGGACTCGTGCTGACCGCCGTCGGCGGCACGCCGTACTGGGTCGGCGTGGTCATCGCGGGCGCCGCCGTCAGCGCGACGCTGGCGCTCGGCGGGATGCGCGCGGCGACCTACGTCCAGGCCTTCCAGTTCGTGCTGAAACTGGTGCTGTTCATCATTCCCGCGATCTGGCTGGTCTCCCAGGTCTCCCCGGCGCAGCGATCGGCTTCGGTGCATCCGGTGGAATTCACCCACTTCGCCCGCGACACCCAGCTGTCCTTCGAGATCGACGTGACGCTGACCCTGCGCAAGCCGACCACCTTGCTCACGCCGGAAAAACACGTCGTGCCACCGGGTGAGCTGGTCGCCAGGAGCGGCGAGACCCTGGAATTCGCCGAGGGCACCCCGGTTCCGGCCGTCCGGGGCGGTGCCCCGCTGGGCGGGCCGGACTGGCAACGGCCGCTGCTCGACCTCGGCGATCAGGGCTATCCGCTGCTCGGCACGTGGGCGATCCTGATCGCCACCATGCTCGGCACCATGGGCCTGCCGCACGTCCTGATGCGCTTCCACACCAGCCCGGACGGCCGCGCCGCCCGGCGCACCGCGGCGATCACGGTCGCCCTGCTCGGCGTCTTCTACTTGTTCCCAGGGGTTTACGGCGTCTTCGGCCGCGTGCTGGTGCCCGAACTGTACGTCTCGGGCGCGACGGACACGGTCGTCGTCGCGCTGCCGGCACAGATCGACGACGGCTGGGCGGGCTCGTTGTTCACCGGATTGCTGACGGCGGGCGCGTTCGCCGCGTTCCTGGCGACGTCGCTCGGGCTGCTGCTGGTGATCTCCGGCGCGGTCGCGCACGACCTGGCGCCCGGCGGCCTGCGGAGACTGCGCTGGTCGGTGCTCGGGGCGGCGGCGGTGATGGTCCTGCTCGCGTTGCCGTCGGCCAGATTGGACGCCGGCGTGCTCGTCACCTGGGGCTTCACCGTGGCCGCGTCGACGTTCTGCCCGTTGCTGGTACTCGGCATCTGGTGGAACCGGCTGACCGCCGCGGGCGCGATCAGCGGTGTCCTCGCCGGACTCGTCGCGTCTTCGGGCTCGATTCTCGTGGCCTTGTTCGTCCCGAGCCTGAGGGGCCTGCCCGCGATCCTCGTGTCGCAGCCCGCGCCGTGGTCGGTTCCGCTGGCATTCGGAGTAATGATCGTGGTTTCCTTGCGGGGCAGGCCTCCCGCCTGGTCGACGGCCGCCATGCTGCGGCTGCACTTGGACGATCGCACAGCCGAGACCCCTTCGTCGTGGTCGGACCACCGTTCGTCGACCGTTCGTCGTCTCGGCAGACGTTTGAACCGCTGA
- a CDS encoding membrane protein — protein sequence MSRVKRVAVTSPQTRLAHSRRRSRGRWRVPRLAAGDAERADALYRAQRRRGLPALAGMFGLVFGLPLVFGVFPGLDSVRLLGIPLSWLMIAILPYPAMALLSWWQLRRAEKIEDE from the coding sequence GTGAGCCGCGTCAAACGGGTGGCCGTCACCAGCCCGCAGACCCGGCTCGCGCATTCGCGGCGCCGTTCGCGCGGACGCTGGCGTGTCCCCCGGCTGGCCGCGGGCGACGCCGAACGCGCGGACGCGCTGTACCGGGCCCAGCGCCGCCGCGGGCTCCCCGCGCTGGCCGGGATGTTCGGGCTGGTCTTCGGGCTCCCGCTGGTGTTCGGGGTGTTCCCGGGGCTGGATTCGGTGCGGCTGCTGGGTATCCCGCTGTCCTGGCTGATGATCGCGATCCTCCCGTACCCGGCGATGGCGCTGCTGTCGTGGTGGCAGCTGCGCCGGGCGGAAAAGATCGAGGACGAGTAG
- a CDS encoding LytR/AlgR family response regulator transcription factor, with translation MTNGLRVLAVDDVPPALDELCSLLREAPEVAEVVAAGDALNALKLLQGSHFDAVFLDISMPGLDGLELASLLARLSEPPVIVFVTAHDGHAVAAYGIGAVDYLLKPVRAERLSAALSKVVRMAGNQPDEPKPAPDAMSALPVESGGRTRYVRRDDVQFVEAHGDYVRLHTKSGVHVTRMPISRLEEYWEGTGFTRVHRGFLLAVDAVLELRSDTTGGLLAHTEAGDVPVSRRHARDLRDRLLAAAQRGELGRGSRP, from the coding sequence GTGACGAACGGGCTGCGGGTGCTGGCGGTCGACGACGTCCCGCCCGCCCTCGACGAGCTGTGCAGCCTGCTGCGCGAGGCACCGGAAGTCGCCGAGGTGGTCGCCGCCGGTGACGCCCTGAACGCGCTCAAGCTGTTGCAGGGCAGTCATTTCGACGCCGTCTTCCTAGACATCTCCATGCCGGGCCTCGACGGGCTCGAGCTCGCCTCGCTGCTGGCCCGGCTCAGCGAACCGCCGGTGATCGTGTTCGTCACCGCGCACGACGGGCACGCCGTGGCCGCGTACGGGATCGGCGCGGTCGACTACCTGCTCAAACCGGTCCGCGCGGAACGGCTGTCCGCCGCGCTGTCCAAAGTGGTCCGGATGGCGGGCAACCAGCCCGACGAGCCGAAGCCCGCGCCGGACGCGATGTCCGCGCTGCCGGTGGAATCCGGCGGGCGCACCCGGTACGTCCGCCGCGACGACGTCCAGTTCGTCGAAGCGCACGGCGACTACGTCCGGCTGCACACGAAATCCGGCGTCCACGTCACGCGGATGCCCATCTCCCGGCTCGAAGAGTATTGGGAGGGCACGGGATTCACCCGCGTGCACCGGGGTTTCCTCCTCGCCGTGGACGCCGTGCTCGAACTGCGCAGCGACACCACCGGCGGGCTGCTGGCGCATACGGAAGCGGGTGACGTACCGGTGAGCCGCCGCCACGCGCGCGACCTGCGCGACCGGCTGCTCGCCGCCGCGCAACGCGGCGAACTGGGCCGGGGAAGCCGGCCGTGA
- a CDS encoding sensor histidine kinase, which produces MSTRLPWRPAASVDPVPVLVAAQRVSDDLMDGLAGPRARQAAHGLRRLFGVAGLGLADLSGSLVWSGRPAADDVVASALDEVLHSETPVSEPGLLALPLHVHDELAGVLLVTDGKNAVARQAAELVVHALERGRLEASAEQAAEAELRALRAEISPHFVYNALTVISSLVRSDPDRARDLMLDFAEYTRYSLARHGEYTMVAEEFRAIETYLALQRAVLGERLRVQVRVAPEVLAVAVPYLVLEPLVENAIRHGIEPRAEAGFIQVQGMAEGNDCVISVEDDGVGMDPARAAAILAGHGDDGGVGLANVDRRLRSVYGPWYGLTVETETGAGTRVVVRVPRFQPGVLP; this is translated from the coding sequence ATGAGCACCCGTCTGCCCTGGCGTCCCGCCGCGAGCGTCGACCCGGTGCCGGTGCTCGTCGCCGCCCAGCGTGTCTCGGACGATCTCATGGACGGCCTGGCCGGACCCCGCGCCCGCCAGGCGGCGCACGGCCTCCGGCGGCTGTTCGGGGTCGCCGGGCTCGGTCTCGCCGACCTGTCCGGCTCGCTCGTCTGGTCCGGTCGCCCGGCGGCGGACGACGTTGTCGCCTCCGCGCTCGACGAGGTCCTCCACTCCGAGACGCCGGTGTCCGAACCCGGACTCCTGGCGCTGCCGCTGCATGTCCACGACGAACTGGCCGGGGTCCTCCTGGTCACCGACGGCAAGAACGCCGTCGCCCGCCAGGCCGCCGAACTCGTCGTCCACGCGCTCGAACGCGGCAGGCTGGAGGCCTCCGCCGAGCAGGCCGCGGAAGCCGAACTGCGCGCGCTGCGGGCCGAGATCTCGCCGCATTTCGTCTACAACGCACTCACCGTGATCTCCTCACTGGTCCGCTCCGACCCGGATCGCGCGCGCGACCTGATGCTCGACTTCGCCGAGTACACCCGCTACAGCCTCGCCCGGCACGGCGAGTACACGATGGTCGCCGAGGAGTTCCGCGCCATCGAGACGTATCTGGCCTTGCAGCGCGCGGTACTCGGCGAGCGGCTGCGGGTGCAGGTGCGCGTCGCGCCGGAGGTGCTGGCCGTCGCGGTGCCGTACCTCGTGCTGGAACCGCTGGTGGAGAACGCGATCCGGCACGGGATCGAGCCACGCGCCGAAGCGGGGTTCATCCAGGTTCAGGGAATGGCGGAAGGGAACGACTGCGTGATCAGCGTCGAGGACGACGGTGTCGGCATGGACCCCGCACGCGCGGCGGCGATCCTGGCCGGGCACGGCGACGACGGCGGCGTCGGATTGGCCAATGTGGACAGAAGGCTGCGCAGCGTCTACGGGCCGTGGTACGGCCTCACGGTCGAGACCGAGACCGGCGCGGGCACCAGGGTCGTGGTGCGCGTGCCCCGATTCCAGCCGGGGGTGCTGCCGTGA
- a CDS encoding ABC transporter substrate-binding protein yields MKKTLLAAGAAVSAALLLTACGGGTVGEAPSGDSGAKTNNKKLSLIPGVQAEPFYISMQCGAQEEAKKAGYELTTQAPQKFDAAMQTQLVNALGSNPPAALLIAPTDAQAMLAPIQQVKTRGAKIIEVDTALKDTSVAESSISSDNAEGGKLAAKTMAELAAGKTGSVLVLDTIAGTSTTNTRAKGFEDELKNHPNLKSAGVQFTQNEPDQAASKVTAALASTPDLIGIFATNLNTGEGAATGLRNAGKIGAVNLIGFDASPSEIEGLKKGEYQGLIAQDPAAIGQQGVQQAIAALEGKPVTRNLTASLHSITKANMDANAQYFYKQSC; encoded by the coding sequence ATGAAGAAGACCCTGCTCGCCGCCGGTGCCGCCGTTTCCGCGGCCCTCCTGCTGACCGCGTGCGGCGGTGGCACCGTCGGCGAGGCGCCGTCGGGCGATTCCGGCGCCAAGACCAACAACAAGAAGCTGTCGCTGATCCCGGGTGTGCAGGCCGAGCCGTTCTACATCTCGATGCAGTGCGGCGCACAGGAAGAGGCCAAGAAGGCGGGCTACGAGCTCACCACGCAGGCGCCGCAGAAGTTCGACGCGGCCATGCAGACCCAGCTGGTCAACGCGCTGGGCTCCAACCCGCCCGCCGCGCTGCTCATCGCGCCGACCGACGCGCAGGCGATGCTCGCGCCGATCCAGCAGGTCAAGACCCGCGGCGCCAAGATCATCGAGGTCGACACCGCGCTGAAGGACACCAGTGTCGCGGAGTCGTCCATTTCGTCGGACAACGCCGAGGGCGGCAAGCTCGCCGCGAAGACCATGGCGGAACTGGCCGCGGGCAAGACCGGCTCGGTGCTGGTGCTCGACACCATCGCGGGCACCTCGACCACCAACACCCGCGCGAAGGGCTTCGAGGACGAACTGAAGAACCACCCCAACCTGAAGTCGGCCGGGGTGCAGTTCACCCAGAACGAGCCCGACCAGGCCGCGTCCAAGGTGACCGCCGCGCTGGCGTCGACCCCGGACCTGATCGGCATCTTCGCGACCAACCTCAACACCGGTGAGGGCGCCGCGACCGGCCTGCGTAACGCGGGCAAGATCGGCGCGGTCAACCTGATCGGCTTCGACGCGTCGCCGTCGGAGATCGAAGGCCTGAAGAAGGGCGAGTACCAGGGCCTCATCGCGCAGGACCCGGCCGCCATCGGGCAGCAGGGCGTGCAGCAGGCCATCGCGGCGCTGGAGGGCAAGCCGGTGACCCGGAACCTGACCGCTTCGCTGCACTCCATCACCAAGGCGAACATGGACGCGAACGCGCAGTACTTCTACAAGCAGAGCTGCTGA
- a CDS encoding ABC transporter permease, producing MTVSTPTKNGPEIQTSVDGGFGKRSIGQRLIGANTFWIALVLLALIIVFTAIAPAEFATLFTFQTLLIETSVLLVLSVGMTFVIITSGIDLSVGSVLIFAGMVAGKTMEALSPDGDATKAGWGVITAGLVAAVVAGTIWGLINGFLIAVANIPPLIVTLGTMGAALGAAYLLNNGSDVRSVPTELNKTLGYGTSFGGVPNLVLVAVVITLIGAWLLHTTKFGRYTYAVGSNAEGARRAGIGVTAHLLKVYTLTGFLAGVAGFLSLAYYASTTISAHTTDNLNAIAATVMGGTSLFGGVGSVLGTVIGVFIPAVLKKGFNITQVQDFWQMIAVGAVLIAAVWFDQRRRRRRNSR from the coding sequence GTGACCGTGTCCACTCCGACGAAGAACGGCCCCGAGATCCAGACCTCGGTGGACGGTGGGTTCGGCAAACGGTCGATCGGGCAGCGGCTGATCGGGGCGAACACGTTCTGGATCGCGCTGGTGCTGCTGGCGCTGATCATCGTGTTCACCGCGATCGCGCCCGCCGAGTTCGCGACGCTGTTCACCTTCCAGACCCTGCTCATCGAGACCTCGGTGCTGCTGGTGCTCTCGGTCGGCATGACGTTCGTGATCATCACGTCCGGGATCGACCTCTCGGTCGGTTCGGTACTGATCTTCGCGGGCATGGTGGCCGGCAAGACGATGGAGGCGCTGAGCCCGGACGGTGACGCCACCAAGGCGGGCTGGGGCGTCATCACCGCCGGGCTCGTGGCGGCGGTCGTCGCGGGCACGATCTGGGGGCTCATCAACGGTTTCCTGATCGCGGTGGCGAACATCCCGCCGCTGATCGTCACGCTCGGCACGATGGGTGCCGCGCTCGGCGCCGCGTACCTGCTGAACAACGGGTCCGACGTGCGCAGCGTGCCGACCGAGCTCAACAAGACGCTCGGCTACGGGACTTCGTTCGGCGGCGTGCCGAATCTGGTGCTGGTGGCCGTGGTGATCACGCTGATCGGCGCGTGGCTGTTGCACACCACCAAATTCGGCCGCTACACCTACGCCGTCGGCTCCAACGCCGAGGGCGCGCGCCGGGCGGGTATCGGGGTGACCGCGCATCTGCTGAAGGTGTACACGCTCACCGGTTTCCTCGCCGGTGTCGCCGGTTTCCTCTCGCTGGCGTACTACGCGTCGACGACCATTTCGGCGCACACCACCGACAACCTCAACGCCATCGCCGCCACGGTGATGGGCGGCACGAGTCTCTTCGGCGGTGTCGGATCGGTGCTGGGCACGGTGATCGGCGTGTTCATCCCGGCCGTGCTGAAGAAGGGCTTCAACATCACGCAGGTCCAAGACTTCTGGCAGATGATCGCGGTCGGCGCGGTGCTGATCGCCGCGGTCTGGTTCGACCAGCGGCGCCGTCGTCGCCGCAACTCTCGCTGA
- a CDS encoding ATP-binding cassette domain-containing protein: protein MSELLLDAQNLVKRYGSVEALRGASFQARAGEVTALIGDNGAGKSTLVKCLSGAEQPTSGKILLDGSEVVLDSPTTARRRGIETVYQDLAVAPELDPAANLFLGREIHRKGILGKLGMLDKKEMKRQAVEEFQRLGVTLQSTDVPIGSLSGGQRQSVAVARSVVWASKVVFMDEPTAALGVVQRERVLDVIKKVRDKGIAVVLISHNMPEVLSVADRIEVLRLGKRVARFTGDGTKLEDLVAAMTGALVQEEAA from the coding sequence GTGAGCGAACTCCTGCTCGACGCACAGAACCTGGTCAAGCGCTACGGCTCGGTGGAGGCGCTGCGAGGCGCATCCTTCCAGGCGCGGGCCGGTGAGGTCACCGCGCTGATCGGCGACAACGGCGCCGGGAAGTCCACTTTGGTCAAATGCCTTTCCGGCGCGGAGCAGCCGACATCGGGGAAGATCCTGCTCGATGGTTCCGAGGTGGTGCTGGACTCCCCCACCACGGCACGGCGGAGGGGGATCGAGACGGTGTACCAGGACCTCGCGGTCGCACCGGAACTCGACCCGGCCGCGAACCTGTTCCTGGGCAGGGAGATCCACCGCAAGGGGATCCTCGGCAAGCTCGGGATGCTGGACAAGAAGGAGATGAAACGCCAGGCCGTGGAGGAGTTCCAGCGGCTCGGCGTGACCCTGCAGAGCACCGACGTCCCGATCGGCTCGCTTTCGGGCGGGCAGCGGCAGAGTGTCGCCGTCGCGCGGTCGGTCGTCTGGGCGTCGAAGGTCGTGTTCATGGACGAGCCGACGGCCGCGCTCGGCGTCGTGCAGCGCGAACGCGTGCTCGACGTGATCAAGAAGGTGCGGGACAAGGGCATCGCCGTCGTGCTGATCAGCCACAACATGCCCGAGGTGCTGTCGGTGGCCGACCGCATCGAGGTGCTGCGGCTCGGCAAACGCGTCGCCCGGTTCACCGGCGACGGCACGAAACTGGAAGACCTGGTCGCCGCGATGACGGGCGCCCTCGTACAAGAGGAGGCGGCGTGA
- a CDS encoding class I mannose-6-phosphate isomerase, translating into MSGHLEPIRLPANQPPQFYRGGDAIAALRGASSESKYGPEDWVGSATTMFGQETNGLTKLPSGVWLRDAVRENPSAWLGAKHVEALGDSTGLLVKLLDAGQRLPVHFHPSDSFAKRHFDSHFGKTEAWIVVGTYGDDPRVYPGFKETVDKATVNEWARTQDAPAMLGALNSVAVTPGDTVYIPAGLPHAIGEGVFVVELQQPTDFSLTLEWRDFLANPEKAHLGIGFETAIETLDTSGWDEERLGSIVKRTAGDEASTVDLLADGSDAFFRADQLRPGLSGRSTTLSLDPSFAVLVVMDGSGTLRTEQGGEYALRKGETYVVPHDAGQSTVEGDVTVIRCRPPAPEKRERS; encoded by the coding sequence ATGAGCGGCCACCTCGAACCGATCCGCCTGCCGGCGAACCAGCCGCCGCAGTTCTACCGCGGCGGCGACGCCATCGCCGCGTTGCGGGGCGCTTCCTCCGAGTCCAAGTACGGCCCGGAGGACTGGGTCGGCTCGGCCACCACGATGTTCGGCCAGGAGACCAACGGCCTGACCAAGCTGCCCAGCGGGGTCTGGCTGCGCGACGCCGTCCGCGAGAACCCGTCCGCCTGGCTCGGCGCCAAACACGTCGAGGCGCTCGGCGACTCGACCGGCCTGCTGGTGAAGCTGCTCGACGCGGGCCAGCGCCTGCCGGTGCACTTCCACCCGTCGGACTCGTTCGCGAAGCGGCACTTCGATTCACACTTCGGCAAGACCGAGGCGTGGATCGTGGTCGGCACCTACGGCGACGACCCGCGCGTCTACCCGGGATTCAAGGAGACCGTCGACAAAGCGACGGTCAACGAATGGGCCCGCACGCAGGACGCGCCCGCGATGCTCGGGGCGCTGAACAGCGTCGCGGTCACCCCCGGCGACACGGTCTACATCCCGGCGGGCCTGCCGCACGCGATCGGCGAAGGCGTGTTCGTCGTCGAACTCCAGCAGCCGACCGACTTCTCGCTGACCCTGGAATGGCGGGACTTCCTGGCGAACCCGGAGAAGGCGCACCTCGGAATCGGGTTCGAGACCGCCATCGAAACCCTGGACACCTCGGGCTGGGACGAAGAGCGGCTCGGCTCGATCGTCAAGCGCACCGCGGGCGACGAAGCGTCCACTGTGGACCTTCTCGCCGACGGCAGCGACGCGTTCTTCCGTGCCGACCAGCTGCGCCCCGGCCTTTCCGGTAGGTCGACAACGTTGTCACTCGATCCATCGTTCGCGGTGCTGGTCGTCATGGACGGTTCGGGGACACTCCGGACCGAACAGGGCGGCGAGTACGCGCTGCGCAAGGGCGAGACGTACGTGGTCCCGCACGACGCCGGTCAGTCCACTGTGGAGGGCGACGTCACCGTCATCCGCTGCCGGCCGCCCGCACCCGAGAAGAGGGAGCGATCGTGA
- a CDS encoding LacI family DNA-binding transcriptional regulator, which translates to MSDVARLAGVSIKTVSRVVNDEPAVHPDTAERVMAAIEQLGFRRNLGARNLRRGSTTGTIGLIVEDVGNPFYSELNRAVERIATSFGRQVLTGSSEENSDRERELVLEFCSRRVDGILVVPAGMQHGYLVPEMRAGTPVVFLDRPAGDIVADTVLVDNIGGTVEAVAQLAKHGHRRIAFLADSPDIFTAGERLRGFREGCVRNGIPYDEHLVVMRTPTAESVGDAVKRLLTGPNPATAVIAGNNRVAVHLLRALAHAERRPAMISFDDFELADLLDPPVSVIAHDVSALGRAAAELLFARVQGDQSAPRKVVLPVHLVARGSGEVAPS; encoded by the coding sequence ATGAGTGACGTGGCCCGGCTCGCGGGCGTGAGCATCAAAACCGTCTCGCGAGTGGTGAACGACGAGCCCGCCGTCCATCCGGACACCGCGGAGCGCGTCATGGCGGCGATCGAGCAGCTCGGGTTCCGGCGCAACCTCGGCGCGCGGAACCTGCGGCGCGGCTCGACGACCGGGACGATCGGCCTGATCGTCGAGGACGTCGGAAACCCCTTCTACTCCGAGCTCAACCGGGCCGTCGAACGCATCGCGACCTCGTTCGGCCGCCAGGTGCTGACCGGTTCGTCGGAGGAGAACTCCGACCGTGAACGCGAACTGGTGCTGGAGTTCTGCTCCCGCCGCGTCGACGGCATCCTCGTCGTCCCGGCCGGGATGCAGCACGGCTACCTGGTCCCCGAGATGCGCGCGGGCACGCCCGTGGTGTTCCTCGACCGGCCCGCCGGCGACATCGTGGCCGACACGGTGCTGGTCGACAACATCGGCGGCACCGTCGAAGCGGTCGCCCAGCTGGCGAAACACGGCCACCGCCGGATCGCGTTCCTCGCCGACAGCCCGGACATCTTCACCGCGGGCGAACGCCTGCGCGGCTTCCGCGAAGGCTGTGTCCGCAATGGAATCCCCTACGACGAGCACCTCGTCGTGATGCGGACGCCGACCGCCGAGAGCGTCGGCGACGCCGTGAAGCGGCTGCTCACCGGGCCGAATCCGGCCACCGCCGTGATCGCGGGCAACAACCGGGTCGCCGTCCACCTGCTGCGCGCGCTGGCGCACGCGGAGCGGCGTCCCGCGATGATCAGCTTCGACGACTTCGAGCTGGCGGATCTGCTGGATCCGCCGGTCTCCGTGATCGCGCACGACGTGAGCGCACTGGGCCGGGCGGCCGCGGAACTGCTGTTCGCCCGGGTCCAGGGAGATCAATCCGCACCGAGAAAGGTAGTTCTGCCCGTGCATCTCGTAGCCCGCGGTTCCGGGGAGGTCGCCCCTTCATGA